DNA from Helicobacter pylori:
AAACTAAAGCCCACTAACACGATTATCCCTAACAACACATAAAGATTACTCAAAGACGCGCACAACACGCTCGCAACAATGGTTGCAAAAACAAAAACAATCCCTCCCATCGTAGGGGTATCCTTTTTATTCTGGTGGCTTGGCACGAAGCTAGAAATGGGCTGGTTAGCCTTTTTAGCCTTGGCCCATAAAATGAATTTAGGCATTAAAAAAAGCGTGAGGAAAAAGGCTATGAAAAACCCTAACCCTGCTCTAAAGGTTAAATACTGGAAAAGATTGATATTAAAATAGCCATACAATAAAGAATAGAGCATAAAATCCCCTAAAATCGCCATGCTTGAAATTTAGAAAAAAAGAAAATTGTAGCGCAAATTGACTCGCTTAAAATCAGCATGAGTTAAAGTATAATCACGCTATAACTTAATTTTTGGGAGTGCTTCATGAATTGTTTCTTTTTTAAGCGTTTATTTTTTCCTCAAAGACTTTGTTTTAAAACGCTAATCGCTTTGGGGCTTTCAAGCGTGTTGGTTGGTTGCACGATTAAACCAGTTGCTGAAGTAAAACCCCAAAACCAACAAGAAAAACCCATTCAAGTTAATGAAAAAATCCAAACCACTCAAAAAGTAACGCCATTCAATTTTAACTACTCTTTGCATGTCGCCCAAGCCCCACAAAATTATCGTTTGATCGGTATTTTAGCGCCGCGCATTCAAGTGAGCGATAATCTAAAACCCTATATTGATAAGTTTCAAAACGCTTTAATCAATCAAATCCAAACTATTTTTGAGAAAAGAGGCTATCAAACGCTCTTTTTTAAAGATGAAAGCGCTTTAACTTTACAGGATAAAAGAAAGCTTTTTGCTGTTTTAGATGTGAAAGGGTGGGTGGGCGTTTTAGAAGATTTGAAAATGAATTTAAAAGATCCCAATAATCCTAATTTAGGCACGCTAGTGGATCAAAGCTCAGGCTCTGTGTGGTTTAGTTTTTATGAGCCAGAAAGCAATCGTGTAGTCCATGATTTTGCTGTGGAAGTGGGAACTTTTCAGGCAATAACCTACACTTACAAACAGAGTAATTCTGGAGGGTTTAATTCTTCAAACAGCATTATCCATGAAGATTTAGAAAAGAATAAAGAAGATGCGATCCATCAGATTTTAAACAAAATATACGCTTTAATCATGAAAAAAGCCGTAACGGAATTGACAGAAAAAAATATTTCTCAACACAAAGAGGCGATTGATAGAATGAAAGGGTTTAAAAGTTCTATGCCTCAAAAAAAGTAGTTCTTAAACGAACCATTTAAAAATTAGCCTTAAAATCAGTCTTTTTAAAGGCTATTTTAAGTATAATGCAAAGTTTATTTCAATATTTAAGGATACACAATGGCAAAAAGATGCACTTTAACTTTTAAAGGGCCTATGGTAGGCAATCATGTCAGTCATGCGAACAACAAAAATAAACGCCGCTTACTCCCTAACTTGCGATCGATTAAGATCCAATTAGATGACGGCACGACTAAACGCATTAAGGTGGCTGCTTCCACTTTAAGAACCATGCGTAAAGGGGCTTAGCCGTTTAGGGTTTTTACAACATCTTTAAAAACCCTTAAAACTAAACTCCTTTATTAAGTATCAATTCTAGTGTGATCGGGCTTGATATTTTAAGGGAGTTTAAAGATGAAACGCTTTCAAAAGAATTTATTTTGATCTAGGAATTGGTTTTGTTTGAAAAGTTGAAATTTTTTAAAATCAAAAAAGACGATGAAAATCAGCCAGAAGTCAATTTAAATTCTGAAATCTATGAGCAATTTAAGGTCTTTAGACTCCCGCTTATTTTAATCCAATTGCTTGTGCTTTTAGGCACTCTAGGATACTTCGCCCTAGAAAATTATAGCCTTATGCAAGCTTTCTTTCAAACGACTTACACCATGACAGCTACAGGGTTTGGCGCTTTAAATGAAAGCCAGTTTGGGCCTATAAGTATTTTTTTAACTTCCATTTTGATGTTTTTTGGGGCAGGAATTATTGCCTTTAGCGTGGCTATTTTAGTTAGCGTGGTCAATAAAGGCACGCTTACCAGATTGATTAAGGAGAAAGGTATGATTTATAAAATCGCACGCCTTAAGGATCATTATGTGATTTGTTACCACAATGAATACACCATTGAATTGAGCAAGCAGTTCCGCTCCGCTCAAATCCCTTTTGTGGTCGTGGATAATGACCCTAGTTTTGAAGAAGAAGCCATTAAGCACAAATACCCCTACTATATCATAGGCGATCCGCACACCAATTTAGCCATGCTAAAAACCCACTTAAGCAGCGCTAGGGGCGTTGTGGCGTTGTCTAAGATTTTACCGGTGAATGTGGCGTTAATGGTGAGCGTGCGCTTGTTTGAAAAGGAATTGAAGCGCAAACCTTACCACATCATTGCGAGCGCGCATAGCGATGAAGGCTTAGAAAAATTAAAAAAATTAGGGGCTGATATGGTGGTTTCCCCTACAAAACTCATGGCGCAGAGAGTGAGCGCGATGGCGGTGCGTCCGGATATGGAAAATATATTAGAGCGTTTTATCAATAAAAAAGACACGCTTTTAGACTTAGAGGAAGTGATTGTCCCTAAAACCAGCTGGCTTGTGTTAAGGAAATTAAAAGAAGCCCATTTTAGAGAGATCGCTAAAGCGTTTGTGATTGGTATCACTCAAAAAGATGGCAAATACATCCCCATGCCTGACGGGGAAACGATTATTGCAAGCGAATCCAAACTATTAATGGTTGGTACTTCAGAAGGCGTTGCGACCTGTAAGCAACTCATTGCCAACCATCAAAAACCCAAAGAAGTGGATTACATTTCCTTGTGATTGATACAGCCCTTTTTAAATAAAAAAGGCTTGACTCTCATCAAATATGGATAATAAAATCTAAAAAATGCTAAAAACATTTTTTACAATCCATAGCAAAGAGCTTGGCGTTAGTCAAAAAGCTTTAGTTATTCATGTTTGGTGAGAACAGATCCAAGATTTAAAATGGATTTTAGGCTTATTTTTCTCACACCCATACGCTCAATGAGAGTTAATTATAACCCTTTTAAAGCCCTCTTTGTTGATATAATCGTTACGAGGCTCTCATTGAAATAATTGATATTCCCGTAAAAATACCCATGATACAATCCTAAAACACCGCTCAAATTCTCCACTAAAAGCTTTGTGTGGTAGGTTTGCGCGGTGTATTTATATACGATCTTTTGAATGCTTTCTTTCAAAAAGCCTTCTTGCGTTTTTAGCCCAAAAAACGCGCTATTTTCTGTTTTTTGCGCCGTAACGAAATTAAAAAATACTTCTATTTCGTATTTTTTGCTTGTTTCTAGCGTGTAATCGCTCAAGTCTTTGATTTTTTGCTCCCATCCGCCTTGAATGTAAATCGTGTTTCTAATGTAGAAAATCCCGCTATACAAACCGCTAAACTTCGGCTTTAAGGTTTCTAAAAGTTCGTTAAATGCGGTTTGTTTCGCTTGCGTGATCTCGCTTGTAGCTTGTTGTTTTTCTTGCGTGATGTTGCTTAGCGCTTGCGTTTTATTGGTGTTTATTTCGTTATTAGCACTTTCTTTCGCTTCGTTAATGTTGTTTATCGCTTGCGTTTTATTGGCGGTTATTTCGTTATTAGCGGTGGTTTTCGCAAGTGTAAGCGCTTCAAGGCTTTGGGTTTTGTTTTCGGTGATTTGGTTATTAGCGTTTTCTTTGGCTTGTGTTATTGCTTCAAGGCTTGCGGTCTTGTTTTCGGTGATTTGATGGTTAGCGTTATCTCGTGCTTGGTTTAAAAAGATTTGATAGCTCGTTAAAAGCCTTGTAGTGGTTTCTATCAATTGATTTTCTAGCTTTTTAACTTCGCTTTTAATGTTCTCGGTGTTAGCGTTTAAGGTGTTGGTTACTTCTTGCTCGTTGGCGTGCATGCTCGCATTGAAATCGTTAAAAAAGTGCTCGTATTCTCGCATCTTGGCTTTTAAGCTCTCGCCTGCGTGAGTAAGCCACTCAATAGAATTTCTTAAACTGCTATCGATCTCGTTGGCGTTTTTAAAAAAATCCAAACTCAAAAGCACTTCTAAAATCCTAACGATGCCTTTAAGGCTTAATTCCACTTGATCCGTGAAAAGATGATTACCTTTTAAAGCGTTCTGTAATTGCTTTAATAGCTCGTTAGTGATTTCTTTCACTTCGGGCTGTTCGGTTAAATCTAGCGCGCTATTAGGCAAATTAGGGTAATTCATTTCAACACTCCGTGATTATCTATAAGAGAGAGGGTAACACGCATGCCCACAATTAAATAACTCACTAAGAAAAAAATAAGCGATACATTTTCTACATTAAAAAACATTTTTAACTTTTCATTAAGTTTTTTAATATTTTCCCATTCATCATTAGTTACTTCCATTTTTAAATCCTTTTCTAATTCGCTAACGCTGTCAAATTTTAAGCTTTTAGTGCTTTGAAAATCTTTCTGCTTGTTTTGCCACTCATAAACTAAATAGCAACCTACCACTAAAAACCAAAACCACAAATGAGGCTTATTGGTAAAACTCACGCCCAAACACACCATATTAAGACCAAAAAAAAGTAAAAGCGTTTTGATGCGTTTAAGAAGCGTAGTTCTCGCTTCTAAGATCATGTCAAATGGTTTGATTTCTTTCATTTGTTTAATCCTTATTTAGTTTTTTTGTGGTATAGTTTCAAAATACATTAGCTTTATCAAATATGTCTAGCACTCAGCTCATAACTGATGGTCAATTGCTATTCTGAGATTTTGCTAATGTTTTCTTATAGATTAAACTATCCTTATAATTTCCTCTTGCTTTATACATTGTTTTTAGCATTAGTTCATTCTTAGCATTTGATACTTGCTCTACTACTACAAAAAATCCATTTGTTTGATTAAAACTCGCTACTACCGGCTGGTTTTGAT
Protein-coding regions in this window:
- a CDS encoding HpaA family protein, with product MNCFFFKRLFFPQRLCFKTLIALGLSSVLVGCTIKPVAEVKPQNQQEKPIQVNEKIQTTQKVTPFNFNYSLHVAQAPQNYRLIGILAPRIQVSDNLKPYIDKFQNALINQIQTIFEKRGYQTLFFKDESALTLQDKRKLFAVLDVKGWVGVLEDLKMNLKDPNNPNLGTLVDQSSGSVWFSFYEPESNRVVHDFAVEVGTFQAITYTYKQSNSGGFNSSNSIIHEDLEKNKEDAIHQILNKIYALIMKKAVTELTEKNISQHKEAIDRMKGFKSSMPQKK
- the rpmB gene encoding 50S ribosomal protein L28; the protein is MAKRCTLTFKGPMVGNHVSHANNKNKRRLLPNLRSIKIQLDDGTTKRIKVAASTLRTMRKGA
- a CDS encoding potassium channel family protein, translated to MFEKLKFFKIKKDDENQPEVNLNSEIYEQFKVFRLPLILIQLLVLLGTLGYFALENYSLMQAFFQTTYTMTATGFGALNESQFGPISIFLTSILMFFGAGIIAFSVAILVSVVNKGTLTRLIKEKGMIYKIARLKDHYVICYHNEYTIELSKQFRSAQIPFVVVDNDPSFEEEAIKHKYPYYIIGDPHTNLAMLKTHLSSARGVVALSKILPVNVALMVSVRLFEKELKRKPYHIIASAHSDEGLEKLKKLGADMVVSPTKLMAQRVSAMAVRPDMENILERFINKKDTLLDLEEVIVPKTSWLVLRKLKEAHFREIAKAFVIGITQKDGKYIPMPDGETIIASESKLLMVGTSEGVATCKQLIANHQKPKEVDYISL
- a CDS encoding DUF1542 domain-containing protein; this encodes MNYPNLPNSALDLTEQPEVKEITNELLKQLQNALKGNHLFTDQVELSLKGIVRILEVLLSLDFFKNANEIDSSLRNSIEWLTHAGESLKAKMREYEHFFNDFNASMHANEQEVTNTLNANTENIKSEVKKLENQLIETTTRLLTSYQIFLNQARDNANHQITENKTASLEAITQAKENANNQITENKTQSLEALTLAKTTANNEITANKTQAINNINEAKESANNEINTNKTQALSNITQEKQQATSEITQAKQTAFNELLETLKPKFSGLYSGIFYIRNTIYIQGGWEQKIKDLSDYTLETSKKYEIEVFFNFVTAQKTENSAFFGLKTQEGFLKESIQKIVYKYTAQTYHTKLLVENLSGVLGLYHGYFYGNINYFNESLVTIISTKRALKGL